Proteins encoded by one window of Lathyrus oleraceus cultivar Zhongwan6 chromosome 1, CAAS_Psat_ZW6_1.0, whole genome shotgun sequence:
- the LOC127092215 gene encoding uncharacterized protein LOC127092215, which produces MGVVGVLIQNGQVVAYAYRQFKEELTMRQRIWLEFLKDYDFGLSYHPGKASVVVDALSKKLLHMSMPMVRELELIKQFKYLSLLRKHILDLSHVIQVRDVQVRENLTIEASPLRVYDRKVKHLRGKEIALMKVVLGGPSGESMTWELEGEVRESYLTLFPFSDLYDFIWITENICVLDSLEKVKGMIGIS; this is translated from the exons ATGGGTGTAGTTGGTGTGTTGATACAAAATGgtcaggttgtggcttatgcttaTAGACAATTTAAG GAAGAGTTGACTATGAGGCAAAGGATATGGCTcgaatttctgaaggattatgattttggtttaAGTTACCATCCTGGTAAAGCCAGTGTCGTGGTTGATGCTTTGAGCAAAAAGTTGTTGCATATGTCGATGCCTATGGTTCGAGAATTAGAGTTGATTAAGCAGTTCAAATATCTCAGTTTG TTGAGGAAGCATATTCTTGATTTGTCTCATGTGATTCAAGTGAGAGATGTGCAAGTTAGAGAGAACTTGACCATTGAGGCATCTCCCTTGAGAGTATATGATCGTAAAGTGAAGCACTTGAGAGGCAAGGAGATTGCATTGATGAAGGTGGTGTTGGGAGGACCTTCTGGTGAAAGCATGACGTGGGAGCTAGAGGGTGAGGTGAGAGAGTCATATCTGACTCTATTTCCTTTCAG TGATTTATATGATTTTATTTGGATAACTGAAAACATTTGTGTTTTGGATAGTTTGGAGAAAGTTAAGGGAATGATAGGAATTAGTTAg